Genomic DNA from Calditerricola satsumensis:
CAGTACTTGTACACTTCCTCCACCCAGGCTTGCGGCTGGTTGACGAAGTAGCGCATCACCACGCCGTAGAGGCATAGCCCCAGGCCGACCACAAGCAGCGTCCCGGCCACCGCTTCCTCCGCGCGGGATAGCCATCGCCGCATGCCGATCCCTCCTTGCGCCGTCGGATTTCCCGCCCCATTCTTCCCGGGGAAGAAATGGGGAAAAACGCGGGACGGATTGGCCATTCCCCCCGCGTTTCGCCTTGCGCTCGCGCCGCCGCTTACTTGAGCGCCCGCGCGCCGTCGATGAACTCTTTGCCAATGACGTCGGCAAACTCGGCGTACACCGGCTCCAGCGCCTTGCGGAACGCCTCCTTGTCTTCTTCGGTCAGCTCGTACACTTCCATGCCCGCTTTCTTCAGGTTTTCGAAGCTCTTCTGATCCAGCTCGTAGGCCAGCTGGCGCTCGAACTCCGTCGCTTCCTTCAGCGCTTCCTCCAGGGCCTTGCGGATGTCCTCCGGCAGCCCTTCCCAGAAGGATTTGTTCACCAGCACGACGTAGTCCAGCCGCCCGTGGTTGCTCACCGTCAGGTACTTCTGCACCTCGGCGTACCGCTGAGTGTCGATGTTGTTGAACGTGTTTTCCTGGCCGTCCACCGTGCCCTGCTGTAGGGCCACGTACGTCTCGTTGAACGGGATCGTCGCCGCACCGGCACCAAGGGCCTTAAACTGCGCCTCCAGCACCTTGCCCGCCTGCGTGCGGAATTTCAGGCCCTTGAAGTCTTCCGGGCGCTTGAGCGGGCGCTTGCTGTTCGTGAACTGCTTGAAGCCGTTTTCCCACATGGCCAGGCCGAGAATGCCGTGGGGTTCGAGGGACTTCATCAGCTTCTGGCCGAGCTCGCCGTCCCAGAACTTCAGCACCGCTTCGCGGCTGTTGAACAAGAAGGGCATGTCGACGATCTGGAACGCCGGGTTAAGGCCGACCAGCTTGGTCACCGACGGGGCGATCATCTGGACGTTGCCCGCCTGCAACGCCTCCAGCTCTTCCTTGTCCCCGTACAGCTGGCCGGACGGGAACACTTCCACCTTGACGCGGCCGTTCGTCTTCTGTTCCGCCAGCTCCTTAAACTTTTCCGCCGCCTGCCCTTTGGGGCTGTCCGGCGTCGTCACGTGGGAAAATTTGATCACGATCGGTTCGCCGCTGTTGGCGTCACCCTGACCGGCGCCGTTTGAGGCCGGGCTTCCGCAACCGGCTGCCGCCAGGGCCAGTACCGCGGCCAGCGTAGCCATCCACAACCGTTTTCCGATCGCACGCATCGTCCTCGTCCCCTCCCTGGAAATGTCTTCGATTTCTAAACGGAGAACAATCCTTTTGTCTGGCTATTACGATAAAGCGCAGTGGACAAAAGGGCAACAATTCGTGCATATCGGTCATTTTGGTCATATTGTTCACGACCTTCCAGCCTCCCCCATGTTCCGTCCTGTGGTATGATCGAACTGATAACGCCCTGACCAATCGAGCATGACCCGATTGAGCATCCAAGTTCCCAGGTTCCCCGGGTGATGCGCTCAAAAAGGGAGTGGAGACCGTGAAAGACGCTGCGCTGCGCTTTGGGGCGCTCGGCCTGCTCAGCCTGATCTGGGGCGGGTCGTTTTTCTTCATCAAGATCCTGTTGGAGGCGATGGGGCCGCTGTCGGTTGCCTTTTTCCGCACGGCCTTCGGCTTGGCCCCGTTGCCGCCCTCGTTGCCGTCCTCCGCACGCCCATCCGCTGGCGCGCCATTTCGTGGCCCACCGCCGCCGTCGTCGCCCTCCTGAACACGGCAGTGCCGTGGGCCCTCATCGCCTATGGGAGACGCGCCTCACCAGCAATTTGACCTCGGTGCTCAACGCCAGCACGCCGATCTGGACAGCCCTCGTCGGCCTGTTGGCCTTTCGCCAAACGCTGTCGGCCCTGCAGTGGCTGGGCATCGCCGTCGGTTTTGCCGGGCTCGTGACGGTGGTCGGCCTCGAGCCGGGCCGGGCGGGGGGACACTGGACAGCCTATGCCTCCGTCCTTCTCGCCACGTGGGGGTACGCCCTCAGTTCCCAGCTGGCCAAGCACCGGCTCACCGACCTCTCCCTGTACGAAACGACGGTGGCCACCCTCGTCGTCGGCACGCTCGGGTCCTTCGTTCCGGCACTCGCATTTGAAACGGCAACGTGGTCCAGCCTGGCGCGCGCCGACGTTCTTCTCACCCTCGTCGGTCTGGGCTGTCTCGGCTCCGGCGTGGCCTACCTGCTGTTTTACTACCTGATTCGGGTCGGCGGTGCCGAATTTGCCACCCTCGTCACCTACCTCGTGCCCGTGACGGCCATGTTGTGGGGGACACTCTTTCTCGGCGAACCGCTGACGCCCAACCTGTTTCTCGGGCTGATCCTCATCTTGACCGGCGTCTTTCTTGCCGGGCGCAAACCCGGAACAATCGAGTAGGAGGGGGCGGCTAACCCCTGTCCTCTCCCACCACCGTACGTACCGTTCGGGATACGGCGGTTCACAAGGATTGACGAAGCTGAGCGTACAAGTCGGCGAAACTGAAAAGGCTCCGTTCTCGCCAGTAGGCGAGGCCGGTGGCCTTATTCATTTGTGGAGAAAAGAGCCCGGCGCCAGTATCCCTTTCGGGAACCGCTCAGCATTTTCGCCCATTCAGGCGGCAACCCAATGGCTATCAGGTTTCGGCGGATCGTCTTCGGTCTTCTCCATTGCTTTAGGAGGCACATCCGCAACCGCCTTCGGATCCATTCATCCAGGGATTGAAGCGGGCTTGGGGTGTCAATCAAGCGGAAGTAGCCGATCCACCCCCGCAGGTAGGCATTCAGCCGCTCCAATCACTCCTCCATGTTGACGCTGTGGTTCCGACGGGTGAGGTTTCGGATGTGCGCTTTAAACCGTTTGATGGTTTCCCGCCGCCAGGCGGATGCGCGGCGTTTTCTCGCTGGTGAACGAGAATACCAGGAATTTTTGCGATTCCATGGGCGATCCACCGCGCTTTTCTCCAGGTTGACCTTCAGCTATAGCCGTCCCTCGACGACCTTCCGAATGCTAGCCATCACGCGTTCGCCTGCCCGACGGCTCTTCACGTAGATGTAGCAGTCGTCAGCATAGCGAACAAACTTATGGCCGCGTTTCTCCAGTTCCTTGTCCAGGTCATCCAGGAGGATGTTGGCCAGGAGCGGGCTCAACGGACCGCCTTGTGGCGTCCCTTCCTCGCTGCGCACGCACACTCCGCCCGCCATGACGCCAGCCTGGAGGTAGTTCCGAATCAGCTTCAGGACGCGCTTGTCCTTCACCTTGCAGGCGCGGAGCATG
This window encodes:
- a CDS encoding TRAP transporter substrate-binding protein — its product is MRAIGKRLWMATLAAVLALAAAGCGSPASNGAGQGDANSGEPIVIKFSHVTTPDSPKGQAAEKFKELAEQKTNGRVKVEVFPSGQLYGDKEELEALQAGNVQMIAPSVTKLVGLNPAFQIVDMPFLFNSREAVLKFWDGELGQKLMKSLEPHGILGLAMWENGFKQFTNSKRPLKRPEDFKGLKFRTQAGKVLEAQFKALGAGAATIPFNETYVALQQGTVDGQENTFNNIDTQRYAEVQKYLTVSNHGRLDYVVLVNKSFWEGLPEDIRKALEEALKEATEFERQLAYELDQKSFENLKKAGMEVYELTEEDKEAFRKALEPVYAEFADVIGKEFIDGARALK
- a CDS encoding EamA family transporter, whose protein sequence is MKDAALRFGALGLLSLIWGGSFFFIKILLEAMGPLSVAFFRTAFGLAPLPPSLPSSARPSAGAPFRGPPPPSSPS
- a CDS encoding DMT family transporter; translated protein: MGPHRLWETRLTSNLTSVLNASTPIWTALVGLLAFRQTLSALQWLGIAVGFAGLVTVVGLEPGRAGGHWTAYASVLLATWGYALSSQLAKHRLTDLSLYETTVATLVVGTLGSFVPALAFETATWSSLARADVLLTLVGLGCLGSGVAYLLFYYLIRVGGAEFATLVTYLVPVTAMLWGTLFLGEPLTPNLFLGLILILTGVFLAGRKPGTIE
- a CDS encoding group II intron maturase-specific domain-containing protein yields the protein MERLNAYLRGWIGYFRLIDTPSPLQSLDEWIRRRLRMCLLKQWRRPKTIRRNLIAIGLPPEWAKMLSGSRKGYWRRALFSTNE
- a CDS encoding reverse transcriptase domain-containing protein, which encodes MVERQNMLRACKVKDKRVLKLIRNYLQAGVMAGGVCVRSEEGTPQGGPLSPLLANILLDDLDKELEKRGHKFVRYADDCYIYVKSRRAGERVMASIRKVVEGRL